The Euwallacea fornicatus isolate EFF26 chromosome 18, ASM4011564v1, whole genome shotgun sequence genome segment TCTTTATGAAATGCTTTTATTTTGTGTGAATCACTCTTTTGTGGAAACCCCCTACGCAGATATCAAAATTAGCTTCATCGCTAAATCCAACTTTACTTCACTTTTCTACAATCTaaggtatttttaattttgccaaaTCCAAGCATGTTTCTTTTGAATGGTCGTTAATAATGGTTTTTCTTTTGCTTTGAAAAAAAGGTGGAATAAGAACATTATTTGATTAATGCTACAAAAAGTAACATGATTACTTCATAAAAGCTAAACAGACTTACACAACCATATCCTACAGCAGCTCCATGATTTAAGCTCGACTCCTGAATCCATTGCGCTTGGATTTCCAGTGAAGTCCCTTTTGTTGgctttgtaaattttcaccAGTACAACGCGAAACTCTCTTTTCGGGATCCTACAGGGTGAGCTTGGACTGAatgatttcaataaaacaattttggtatgaaaataattcatgCTCAAGCAGATAATATACAATTTCCCTTCTGCAAAAACCATTTTACCTCCAAATATGGAGAtgtgcaaatatttatttgagtcaaaattttaaattttttctttataatattatatatatcaaattaaaagaaattttgttaaatccTGCTTAATCTACTTCAGCTTTAcgctaaaaaatattaaaactcgAGATGGACATCacgtattttcaaatatttacaaaaattatttgcgtGCAAATGCTTTTCTGACTCGGTGTAGttattatctaaaatttttatctgtttaaaatttgttttgtttagaatattgtatttttatgcaatttcAATTACTTATATGTATAATTTTCTTACCTCACTTAATACCCTTTCTCTGTCTTGTTCgctaatttaatttccataattGTTTCGTTTTTCTGGGATGTGCCTTCTTCTCCTAACCGGCTATCTAATCTTTGGAACGTTATTGGACTAGATTGCTAACATTCAGGATATTGTTGAAAGTATATTTCCAACGTATTTCTGGTGTTTGactctaataataaaatttaagaatatcGCATTGGTCTTCCTTTTAAAAGTGGACATTAAAACGAAACGAAGGAACGAATTTAAGTTGCACCAGACAAGAAAGAATGTTGTGTACTGACAAAGTCAAGTACTTACGCTTTGCCGTGATTCAACGGCAATGCCTAatgtgcaatttttaaaaagcttcaaatatttcctaaaacgaTTAGCAGGATCTTGGTCAGGTCAAAAtcttaattaatgaaattaaaaaaaagttgacgataataactaaaaaacgaaacgttacaactgaaaaataaaattcgttTCTGAACAAGCGTAAAAAAGCACCGTGAGAAAGTGTTTGTGgttcttaaaaataatcaacaatagtcgtgaaaaaataaaaatcaatattttttttcttcgaatttCTCTCGAAGTAATCGGACAATTTCACGcttctttttaacaaaatagtTAGTTACAAAACGCGCGACTTTGCCTTAGTATAATTGACTAACTATCATTTATAGATACCGAGATGGCAATGCTAGCACGTCGAatttgtaacaccctgtattcttTACTGGAGGAACGTTAGGGAATCAAGTACTGCGTCCCTTTGGGAtgataaacattttcatttggtCATACAATTTGATGGTTTAGAGTGCCacttttttttgataatgtcGTCATTTTACTTAATAAGTTGGGGAGTGTAAGGGTTTCAGCATGGGCAAAGCTaaagcaattttctttaatgcagagattcgtttaattttgaatcaaaGACACAAGTTGTAAgtcatttttagatttaaatgagggtaaaaaccatttaataaaattatgaaaaataattaatagttttaatatGCACCCTTGCGGTGATGATATAGTTATAGGTAAAATCTTTTAGTTCAATTCAAaactcaatttaaataatctcgTTTAATATTAATACTCGTTCTACTACATCTTATTGGAACTTAATTATGCAAGATTTACAGTATATATTATAGTTCCTGTgtccaaaaaaagaaaacctcTCAAATTGAAACCTGCACATTCTCATCAGTCAGGCATCTCAATGCTAATAATTGGCAAAACAGGTTTCATGAGGTCTGCCTTCTTAACCTGGGCATCCTTCCTACTCTGTTGTTCAAGTTCCACTCCATTTTGTCGTCTCTCTGGCTGGTATGCTATATTACCATACTCTTGAAGCAATGGACAGGCATCCAGAAGAAATGAGCAGAAGTCTTTGCGCATTCCAAACCACCCtaagggaaatttttaaagtttatggTGCTTGAGGTTAGaaaaaacttacatttatttgcTCCTTTGGCACTGAATGACATTATGATAAGGGTAATGAAAGAGACAAATAGAGGACTAACCACAGCTGTAAAAGACATCCGTATGTCTTCATCTAACTTATTAGCTAATAATACCTAAAACTCTGATTTTAATATGTCTGAAAGGTCTGAGAGCTTCGAACTtacttgaaatattaaaataggaATTACTAAAAATGTATACCCTAATGCAGATTGGAAGCTACTTTTTCTTTGTTGAACACTTACTTCTGGCGTTCTCAACAATATTGCcgcaaaaattattgtatacaAAACACCAACCTAAAACACCAATTAAGTAGCAGGACAATGGAGACTTCTAACTGAAAACACTCACAAGTGAGAGACACATAACTATCCATAATGGCACAAAAACAACCTCCCAGGACCACCCAATGAAACCATCCAGTCTTAATGCTAAGAATATGAACTGCAAGACATTGACTGCGCAAAAAAGTTCCAACTAAAACAGACCTCTTTGGATTTTGGACCCCACCAATTTCTCTCTCTTACCTCGAAACTTCTTTCATGTTTAACAGCCCATATACAAACAGCTATGCTAACAATGCTAATGAAAATGAGAggaataaatactaaaatccACAAATGCCTGGAAGACTCTAATTTATCGCAGACCAACAGCTCAAACATGAGTAATATAAGGTGAAGGGCCAATGATATTAGCATTGACTTATAGTGAATGTAGGCTTCACCTTCCAACCTAGAAATTGCTCTGTTGCTTTGTTTGAGGACAAATTAGTAAAAGTACCTGAAGTGTGGATATCGCCACCAAATATAGCTGCCTACTGTGGCACCAGTGATAACTAATGTTTTCCAGACCCATATTGGTGTGAATATTGTCCAGTATGACCAAGTTATATAATTGTCCAGTCGTAGAGCAAAGAAAACAGTGAATAGCAGCAGGCAACAGTGGACAATGAATTTGCTAAAGTGGAAAGTTATTGCTTGGAATTGTGAGGatcattgataaatatttactgtAATTATTTGAAGGTTATTTTTGGACTACATTAAAACCTATTAGACTATAAGTTGCAAAGTCCCAAGAAACTGAGAGATATGcaagaaaaaatgtacaggCAAGTAGGTGAAAGTTCAAGGCGACTTACCTGGGATTGAAGTCTTGTAGAAGCGTTTGCAGGTTCATGTTGATCACATAAATGTATGAATgtgaaaatccatttttttacgtaaagcttcaagttttaattcACTTATATGAAACGCTTTTAGCAGGCTTTAAAGTTACtatcaaaattggaaaatgtttgatttatatatttttttgtttggggtAACATAAAAATCAGCTGTTGATATTTCAATGTCAAAGTTTTACTATAagtgttttcatttaaattgctCCAATTCTTCTAGAATTAGGCTTAATTTAATGCAGCATGTTAATATCAAGTTTCGTTTTTAATAAGCGAAATGACTAGGCAttattctttataatttttggcCTTTTGGTCCTCTTTGATGATTATCACGTGGATTCCATTGTTTACTGATGTATTCTAATTGTACCAAACAATCCCAAAAGGAGAACtgtcaaaataaagaaaaaactaaaagtgAGGTTAtgtcaaatgtcaaaaatgtgaaactgcaccaaattatttgtttacgtGGAATAGTTTGAAACCCCAACacaagttattaaaaaatgcctGATTTCGTATTCGTTTactgtataaaataatgtgaaaAGAATCTAAACTCTTTTCTCCAGAGATTTACAAGGATCGATTATGGAGGAAATGCCAATTTTGGTGTTACTCGCCCTCGTTATGCTGGTAGCGTCCTACATAGCCGGTTCTATTCcgttatttttcagtttctcCGAGGTaagtatattattaaatccCTTCCCGAGCGAAAAAAATCCCCACTtgatgtaaattaataaataaaccaaGGTTTTCTTGGAACTCAACCCTGAGACATATGCTGTCGAATATTATAGAATTCTTTAATCAATCAGCCAACTAAAGTGAAAGTAGATTAACGTAATCGTCGAAATCTTTATTCCCGGACAACCAGATATGCTTAAGGAACCTGAATATGTAGCAGTCagcattttcttttaaacataaatatttggGTATTGGAAGTTTATCAAAATACCCTTTGGAATTTatgtttgttaaaataattgtgCTTGGCTGAACATCTTGCATATAGGTCTCACTCACATAGGTGCCAGTAGTGAgaatttgataataattaaaaatgtggtTTGCTGCTTTTAACATCTATTGTTGGGCTTTTGCTATGCTTGCAGGAGCTCTAGGGGCAGGCTATTTGCCTCTTGTGTATAGGTTTGAAGAGGTAATAATCTAATAAATACCTGTGTTAGCATTTGGTTTGCAACTATTACCTTTCATGGTTATGTTACCTTTTATGATTATATTTACTTCCATAAAGGTTTACAGAAAATAGCACTATGTATTTACCAAAAAGCGGATATTGAGTTTTAttgccgttttttttttaaatttttccctaaataatttttttttccaggaaaaactgaaaaaaatcatactgTTTGGAGCAGGACTTCTTGTAGGCACTGCACTGGCAGTAATAATCCCTGAAGGTAATTCATCGAATCATGCATATACAgcacaaattaattaatttaatcacaATCAGGGGTCAGATCGATGATCTCTGAACAACCTGTACCCACCCATGCCCACAATGAATCTGCCAATTCTCAGGATTCAAGTGATCCATTATCTGTGATAGGCGTTAGTTTAGTAGTtggttttatatttatgttagTAGTGGATCAGGTAGATGCAGTACAATATCACTTAGTAACTTTTTCATGGTTTTGTTCACTCAATAGATAACTCAGAGCAAAAACGAAAATCTTAGTCCCTCAGAGAGAAATATAACTACAACAGTGGGACTAGTAGTTCACGCAGCAGCAGACGGCGTTGCTCTAGGTTGGTAATtaagaatttgtttttcttgaagCGTTTTAGTAGAGATCTTTTAGGTGCCGCTGCAACTACCAGTCACGCAGAAGTAGAAATAATAGTATTTTTAGCTATTATGTTGCATAAAGCTCCGGCAGCCTTCGGATTGGTTACGGTGTTAATACATGAAGGCATCGAACGGTGCGTGTTTTAATTCTAATCATCcgtcatgaaaaaaattcttttgcaGGAATAGAATTAGAAAGCATCTGTTAATATTTTCACTGGCCGCGCCAGTCTTGACTCTACTAACATACTTTGGGATAGGGCAGAAACAAAAGGAAACTCTGACCTCTTTCAACGCCACAGGAATCGCGATGTTATTTTCGGCAGGAACGTTCCTGTACGTGGCCACGGTCCACGTCCTCGCAGATCTCACTCAGAATTTCCAAAAGGGTCAATACACAAAAGTACCTCAGAATTTGGAGGAAGGAAAAACACAAACGCATTCTGCCGCGCTTAGGCCAAAAGAACTGGTGTGTTTGGTAGTGGGGTGTCTGTGTCCTTTGCTACTAACCCTTGGTCACCATCATTAGATTATAATCgtcaaagaataaaatatgtacGTATTAGTTTAATTTACGATTGTTTCTTATACATTCTGCTTTATTTGGGAATAGGTAAGATGATCAATGTAGGTAAGTTAATGTTTTTGAAGGTAAAATACCATGTAAGAACCAATGGGCTTCAGGAATGGAAATCTTTGAATAACTAATATGGCGCAATTGTTCAATCTCATGATTTTATTCAGGGAATTTTTTATAAGAATGTTGATAAATCCCTGAGAAAAGTAAAATCCTGAAAATGGCAACAAGGCATCGTTCTTCCGTTTTCGAATAATTAGACAGCAAATTGTGTGACGTAGCTGTTAAAATAATGGGCCTCGTTGCcaaattatgattattttttttagatttttaaaattattttgcaatattttttattagaaaaagagAATCCAGTTGAACTGATTATGAAATCAGACGTAATTATGTATCTATTTTGATTAAGTATAAAAGTATCATCTTTATTGGAAGAGTCTGATACTGTGAAtatatctattttttgtttctaagGTTGCAAAACcgcattattatttttattaaacaccaCAACTGTCTGTCCCTTTGTATAATGCGTTTTGGACGCATTTTTCAAACTCTTTACTCTTTCTTGGTAAGTAGAAGCAAACCtcctatgatttttttttattgaaaataatatctaACAATAAAAAGATAACAACATGGAATAGTAACAGCCTTTTGCACTAATTTGAatagttaataaatattaacaaaaaaagagaaatttataCACTCTAATCTAAACCCTCggtataaaaatgatttacaagaaaactgTATAAGGACAGCTGCCTttaaaatgagtaatttatcaAATGCACCGGGTACGTGGTCCTTGCGTTATactttataaaagaaaaatgtcccTTAGGCTTTGCCAtcgggaaattttaaaatatttgataacaAAATACACAGATTCTTGAACAGAATTTTGaagattgaaattattttagtacACCTACAGAACTATGTCATGTTAGCAAATCGAACACCTCATTTTGCGTTTGTACTTGGACTTACACTATAGAATATCATCGAGATTTCGGGCTTCAATTCCCGAGTTAAGGGTTACATTTACCTGCCATGTCTAATTGAAAGCACCGAATTGCCTAAGGTCCAGTTGTTCAAATTCTTGATAATTTTGCCAACAAGATAATTTCCGTAGAAATCACGAAATCGAAAGGATTTCCCCACATTCGTGCAAATCATCTTGCTAACAAATTTGCCAGAAGTTTGACAAACCGAGCCTAATAGCTTTAAGGCCTGGTTTTCGtcgattgaaaaaattaatcgacATTTTCTAAAGAACCTAACTGTGATAGTTTCCTTATGACTTCCGCTTTTTGATTATCGTTCAGCTTCTCAATAATTACGTCGATTGCATCTAGAGTCATGTCAGGACACtcctgaaaaa includes the following:
- the LOC136344876 gene encoding transmembrane protein 185B — its product is MNLQTLLQDFNPSKFIVHCCLLLFTVFFALRLDNYITWSYWTIFTPIWVWKTLVITGATVGSYIWWRYPHFRLEGEAYIHYKSMLISLALHLILLMFELLVCDKLESSRHLWILVFIPLIFISIVSIAVCIWAVKHERSFELELFCAVNVLQFIFLALRLDGFIGWSWEVVFVPLWIVMCLSLVGVLYTIIFAAILLRTPEVSVQQRKSSFQSALGYTFLVIPILIFQVLLANKLDEDIRMSFTAVVSPLFVSFITLIIMSFSAKGANKWWFGMRKDFCSFLLDACPLLQEYGNIAYQPERRQNGVELEQQSRKDAQVKKADLMKPVLPIISIEMPD
- the Zip102B gene encoding zinc transporter ZIP9 isoform X2, which translates into the protein MEEMPILVLLALVMLVASYIAGSIPLFFSFSEEKLKKIILFGAGLLVGTALAVIIPEGVRSMISEQPVPTHAHNESANSQDSSDPLSVIGVSLVVGFIFMLVVDQITQSKNENLSPSERNITTTVGLVVHAAADGVALGAAATTSHAEVEIIVFLAIMLHKAPAAFGLVTVLIHEGIERNRIRKHLLIFSLAAPVLTLLTYFGIGQKQKETLTSFNATGIAMLFSAGTFLYVATVHVLADLTQNFQKGQYTKVPQNLEEGKTQTHSAALRPKELVCLVVGCLCPLLLTLGHHH
- the Zip102B gene encoding zinc transporter ZIP9 isoform X1, which encodes MWFAAFNIYCWAFAMLAGALGAGYLPLVYRFEEEKLKKIILFGAGLLVGTALAVIIPEGVRSMISEQPVPTHAHNESANSQDSSDPLSVIGVSLVVGFIFMLVVDQITQSKNENLSPSERNITTTVGLVVHAAADGVALGAAATTSHAEVEIIVFLAIMLHKAPAAFGLVTVLIHEGIERNRIRKHLLIFSLAAPVLTLLTYFGIGQKQKETLTSFNATGIAMLFSAGTFLYVATVHVLADLTQNFQKGQYTKVPQNLEEGKTQTHSAALRPKELVCLVVGCLCPLLLTLGHHH